A window of Flammeovirga kamogawensis genomic DNA:
TAATGTTTAAGCGATTACTCCTTTCATTTCGATGTAATAATCAATTACACCTTCTTGAGTAAGTAATTCTTGTTTAAAATTTTCGTCTTCGGATAAATCAATTGATGAAGGTTCAAAGTATGTTTCTGAAGTGTTGTCTTCATAATACAATGTAACTTTAAAGCTTAATTCATGGTTGTCAGTGTCTTCAAACCCACCTTCCCACAAATACTGTTGTTGGTTTGCTATACTCATGATATGACCGTTTAATTATATAGTATAATTTACGATAATTTTATATAATATCCATTCCAAATAGAGTATTAATTATCGGCTATTAACGGAATTCATTCACTTGCAATAACAAGTTAATATAGGTGGTATGAAATGAACAAACTGTTTAAAATTTCCAACCACCATAAACAGATAAAACAAAAGATCTTGTTAATCCATCTGGTCGAGCTGATCTAGCAACTACAGGAAATCCTAAATCTGATCCAAGAGAATAACGACCCCAAGATTTAGAAACTCCTCCAGTAATATTTAATGTAAGACCGCTTGACCCCTCAATATTTTTTCGTTGGTTATCAGTAGGGTCTAAATAAGAATCTTCTCCTACGTGGATAATTCCTAAAAGTCCAGCTTTCCAATTTATCTTTTCTGTGTTTTTTCCATACTCAGCACGAATAGCAACATCAGGTTGGCGCTCAAATTCATTAGTAGACCAGTATTCATTGTCAGGGTCATTTCCTGTTTCAATATACGTATTGCTATTTTGAGTAAGTGGTTGTTGGTAGCCAACAGAAAACAATAACTTATCAACATTTACAGCAATTCCTGCGAGTAAATCATAAGTACCTAAACTGGTTTGATAAACCATAGGTAATGCTTGTCCATTTTCTGTTAAGTTACCATCATTAGAAGGTATTTTTGTTCCTGCAAATACAGTAGTTGTTACTTTATCATTTGAAAAAACTGGGGCAGAAAGGGATAATGTTAAATCGCCAAGTCCACTTGTACTTCCTAAATTACCTGTTGTAAATGTATAAGGAAGTTGAAATTGGAAATAGACTACATCTGCTATATTATAATCGCCTTCTAATTGTAAGTTGATTACACTAACAGCTTTTTCACCCAATCCATAAGAAGGTTTAAAACGTAACTCTCCATTTGTTGGTACATCGTCAAAAAGATCTGTGTGTTTCATTGGACCAATGCTACAAACACCCGCATCAGAACATCCTTGAGCAAATGAATCTAAATGGATACATAATGTAGAAAAGAGAAGAATGAATACTGATAAAATACTTTTAGGTTTCTGATAATAGATTTTCATAGTGGTAGTTTAAGAGATTAGAATAATTTTTTTGAGTATACTACAAATAATATTCCAAAACTTGTTTAAACAATTTTTGTGATAGATAATTAGTTGGAAATGATTTTCTCAAAGAAAGGACATGCTTCACAATTCTCTTCTTTAGTGAATGAAAATAGCTTTTCAGAACTTTTATATTTGATTTTAAGGAGGATATCTTTTTCTCGCTTGAAAGTTGATAATTTTATTCTTCCAAGGTAATCTGAATAGGTATTATTTTTATTACCTATTAATTCAGTATAAGGTAGATCAAGGTAAATACATTCATAAGCAATAATTTCTTCTTCTTCAAAAAAGAAATGCCAGTGTTCTAAAGAACTATCAGAAGAGATCTTTACAATTTTCCTTTCGGGTATATCTTGCTTATCCAGTAAACCATCATCACCTACTTTATATATTGTATATACAGACACATTACTTTGCTGACCTATACATATAGTATAGCATCCCGTAGAGAGGAAGAGCAGTAGTAGTAATGTGATTTTGTGCATTTGAATGATTGATTATAACCTATACAAAAATAACGAACTTTAATCAGTTATTTTGATAATGGGAAATAAAAAAGGGAAAGACCAATTGATCTTTCCCTTATTTTTAAAATATTGTATGTCTTTGTTCACTTGCTTCATCTAAAAGTAGAAGTTCTTTTTCTTCTTCTTCATTGATAATTACGTGAGGTCTTATTCCAATAATTAACATATCATCAATTTGCCTTTGATTTCCTTGGCTCATCCATTGATCCATAAACTGACTTAGGGCTTTTCTTTGTAAGTCTAAATCTTTTTTATGAATATTGAAAAGTAGCTCTTTAAATGGTCTTTGCATTAACTTTCTACCATCAGGGCCTCCAAATTGATCTTGGTAACCATCAGAACAGATGTACATTACATGAATATCTTCTAATGGTAATGAATGAGATTCAAATATTTTCTTTTTAGACTTCTTACCACCAATACCAGATTTACCACCTCTTAATCGTTGTAGTTCATCAGGGTTAGAGTTTGATATATAATAAAGAGGTCTACCTGCTCCAGCAAAAGTTAATGTTTTACGTTTAGGTGATACCACACAAATAGCGATATCCATACCATCACGACTATCTTCATTTTCTTGTTGGTTTAAGGCTTGACGAATCATATCATTCATCAATTTTAAGATACGTCCTGGGTCAAGAATACCTCTTTCGTACACAATTTGGTTTAAAAGGTCATTACCAATAAGTGACATGAAGGCACCCGGAACACCATGACCCGTACAATCGGCAGCTACAATAATATAGTTTTCATTTTTCTCACCAAACCAGTGGAAATCACCAGATACAATATCTCTTGGTTTTAAGTATACAAAACCATCCCAGTGTTGACCAATACCTTGCATTTTTTCTTCCATATCCTGCGGTTTACCAAATACGGCAGTTTGCATTCTACGGGCATAGTTTACTGAGCTTTTTACTTTTTCATTGTGTTGAGAAAGTAATAATGCTTGCTCTTTTACAAGTTCATTCTGACGAAGAATTTGTTCTCTATGACTTTTCATTTCGTGGTGTTGTTCACGAATTGTTCTAGAAGTTTCTTCTAGTTCACTGTTTTTATCAAGAAGTTTAGAAGCTGCTTTTTCAGCATCTTTTTTCGCTCTTTCTAGTTCTTTTGTGTTATGATTTAGAATAGCTTCAGATCTTTTTAATCTATTAAAGGCTTTTTCTAATTCATTATTTTTATCTGTAAGTTCAGAAGATTGTTTCTCAACCTCTTTAGTTCTAATATTTACTTGTTCTTCCAGTTTTCTTTGCTCTCTTCTACTTCTATACATGTTAAATTGAACAATGATAATGGCAATAGTAACTGTACCAACAATGTACAATACATAACTCCACCATTGCTTGTAGAAAGGAGTATATACTGAGAACCTGTAAGAAAGTGGTCTACTCCATGAGAAGTTACCTGTTTTTCTTCCTCTAACTTCTAATGTATATGCAGAACCGGCTTCTAATTGATCTATAAGTAAACCTTCTTTTTCTTTTTCAAAGTTCATCCATTCATCTAATCCAGGATAGCCAAGAATACGCTTTTGGAAAGCAACATTTTCAGTTGGATAAACAGGAATATGGAAATCAACTCTTAAATAACTATCAGAAGGAATATCGGCTTTAGCTTGTAATGATAATTTATCACCACCAACGTTTACTGTTTCAATAAATGGTTTCGGAGTTTCTATAAGAACTTGTAAGTTGGCAGCAAAACCAATACCTCTTGATGTTGAAATAAATAATTTACCGAACTCATCAATATAAAGTCCTCTAATATTTAAATCGGCATCTGGTAATCCATCTTTTTTAGTATAAAGTAGGTACTCATCGTGTCCAAAGTTGTATCTAATTAAACCTGATGTAGAAGAAATCCATAATTGTTTCTCGTTAGGGTCAAGAGCTAAGGCATTATTTGTTATAGAAGTGAAATCACCTAAGTTTAAACGCTTCATTTTTTCGTTAGAAAGTAATATAGTACCATAAGAAGTACCTAAAACGATATCTTTATTTTTAAGAATAGCGATATCATTTGTTTGTATATTTCCTTGGAAATCAAAATTTAAATCTTCTGATAAGTTATCAAAAGCATTTATAACGTCATTATATTTAAATATTAAGCCTTCTTTATTTGTACCACCTACATAGATGTCACCTTCGTCTGTAGTTTTAATAACAATAGCTCTACTTGTAATACCTTGCTCTACACTATATATTTTAGGCTTATTATCTTTTCCAATTTTGATAGCTCCTTGAATACCATCTTGGCAAATCCAGAGGTTACCATCTTTGTCTTGTTCTAAAATAAAAATAGCACCACCTATATGCGATAAATCAAT
This region includes:
- a CDS encoding SpoIIE family protein phosphatase, with amino-acid sequence MIKNVQANFFYTRLLITSLFLLIGSQSYSQSILGTHYSKDNGLKAGYVKSIAKDSIGYLWLGSDDGLIRYNGSNFIDYTDKKITSNYIKQILRRKDGSLYAITDKEVVRIFSKPDQVSFKTILTSSTTENTVGKLNYGKLLFEDRKSRLWAADNYQIFQLQKNGKFETIFNDFTLNAESESRSFTMVEDADGVIYAFHHSGAVYRYEEALNSFELVSKKFGLSEIQHAVWYNKSSFLVADSKKGVSYVSINGNKVTRKQIGRRFDASFIQEVGTDSYFVTGWVSGMYRLESTYEGFSIQRAPEIGVYNGSSMLYDDLDLWVARDNGISLFQKLPFSSFATSITSSYIQHINGKGDDLYFTDGDNLYFGGLNSLDQFTLKNKEKVGSTGNSFLRILPTDQGVWTSDAEGVLQLWRNAQPIRKIDLSHIGGAIFILEQDKDGNLWICQDGIQGAIKIGKDNKPKIYSVEQGITSRAIVIKTTDEGDIYVGGTNKEGLIFKYNDVINAFDNLSEDLNFDFQGNIQTNDIAILKNKDIVLGTSYGTILLSNEKMKRLNLGDFTSITNNALALDPNEKQLWISSTSGLIRYNFGHDEYLLYTKKDGLPDADLNIRGLYIDEFGKLFISTSRGIGFAANLQVLIETPKPFIETVNVGGDKLSLQAKADIPSDSYLRVDFHIPVYPTENVAFQKRILGYPGLDEWMNFEKEKEGLLIDQLEAGSAYTLEVRGRKTGNFSWSRPLSYRFSVYTPFYKQWWSYVLYIVGTVTIAIIIVQFNMYRSRREQRKLEEQVNIRTKEVEKQSSELTDKNNELEKAFNRLKRSEAILNHNTKELERAKKDAEKAASKLLDKNSELEETSRTIREQHHEMKSHREQILRQNELVKEQALLLSQHNEKVKSSVNYARRMQTAVFGKPQDMEEKMQGIGQHWDGFVYLKPRDIVSGDFHWFGEKNENYIIVAADCTGHGVPGAFMSLIGNDLLNQIVYERGILDPGRILKLMNDMIRQALNQQENEDSRDGMDIAICVVSPKRKTLTFAGAGRPLYYISNSNPDELQRLRGGKSGIGGKKSKKKIFESHSLPLEDIHVMYICSDGYQDQFGGPDGRKLMQRPFKELLFNIHKKDLDLQRKALSQFMDQWMSQGNQRQIDDMLIIGIRPHVIINEEEEKELLLLDEASEQRHTIF